A window of the Cucurbita pepo subsp. pepo cultivar mu-cu-16 chromosome LG01, ASM280686v2, whole genome shotgun sequence genome harbors these coding sequences:
- the LOC111808844 gene encoding probable transcription factor At5g61620 isoform X1 gives MVRESPRKCSHCGLNGHNSRTCSNFAKGNNNNNYCVKLFGVNLMDNGDESMRKSLSMGNLNIHVCNHNAAAAGNNVACYNAAVGDDGGYLSDGLIHNTKRKAALERKKGKPWTEEEHRTFLAGLKKLGKGDWRGISKNFVTTRTPTQVASHAQKYFLRKMNANDKKKRRASLFDIPEIKNNVSQECQASSSSMRANGETSQILLPKNSSENQQQVSNLPTQLINRFPHLCLDTPHFVPSTTGSPASGVANLHGIPYVVGVSPNNVPIIPLVKLGRRSSAVMAMPKSPIRTSSPNAAAAAAAAALVAHPSGIPPSPRSSPQRPLMVQLQASAMAASFETDALELKIGLPQSPQAKNLSSQTSGAIRVI, from the exons ATGGTGAGGGAATCGCCGAGAAAATGTTCGCATTGTGGATTGAATGGACATAATTCGCGAACATGCAGTAATTTTGCGAAggggaataataataataactattgCGTCAAATTGTTTGGAGTTAATTTGATGGATAATGGAGATGAATCTATGCGGAAGAGTCTCAGCATGgggaatttgaatattcaTGTATGTAATCACAACGCCGCTGCGGCTGGAAACAATGTCGCCTGTTATAATGCCGCCGTCGGTGACGACGGTGGCTATCTTTCCGATGGCCTTATTCATAACACGAAACGCAAAGCCGCTCTTGAGAGGAAGAAAG GAAAGCCATGGACTGAGGAGGAACATAGAACCTTTTTGGCTGGTTTGAAGAAGCTGGGGAAAGGGGATTGGAGAGGAATTTCGAAGAACTTTGTGACGACACGAACACCGACGCAAGTAGCTAGTCATGCCCAAAAGTACTTTTTGAGGAAGATGAATGCGAACGATAAGAAGAAACGCAGAGCCAGTCTTTTCGACATCCCAGAAATCAAA aACAATGTTTCTCAAGAATGCCAagcttcatcatcttcaatgAGGGCTAATGGAGAAACGTCACAAATTCTGCTGCCAAAGAACAGTTCTGAGAATCAACAACAG GTCAGTAATTTACCAACACAGCTTATCAATCGATTCCCTCATCTTTGTTTGGATACTCCTCATTTCGTGCCTTCAACAACTGGATCACCAGCTTCTGGTGTTGCAAATTTGCATGGGATTCCTTATGTG GTGGGAGTTTCCCCTAATAATGTTCCAATAATCCCTTTGGTGAAGCTGGGAAGAAGATCATCAGCTGTTATGGCAATGCCGAAGAGCCCAATAAGGACAAGCAGTCCGaatgcagcagcagcagcagcagcagcagcgtTGGTAGCCCATCCATCTGGTATTCCTCCTTCTCCAAGGTCTTCCCCTCAAAGACCGTTGATGGTGCAGTTGCAGGCTTCTGCCATGGCAGCCTCTTTTGAGACAGATGCTCTAGAGCTCAAGATTGGACTGCCCCAATCTCCACAGGCTAAGAACTTGTCTTCTCAAACTTCTGGAGCCATTAGAGTTATATGA
- the LOC111808844 gene encoding probable transcription factor At5g61620 isoform X2 gives MVRESPRKCSHCGLNGHNSRTCSNFAKGNNNNNYCVKLFGVNLMDNGDESMRKSLSMGNLNIHVCNHNAAAAGNNVACYNAAVGDDGGYLSDGLIHNTKRKAALERKKGKPWTEEEHRTFLAGLKKLGKGDWRGISKNFVTTRTPTQVASHAQKYFLRKMNANDKKKRRASLFDIPEIKNNVSQECQASSSSMRANGETSQILLPKNSSENQQQVSNLPTQLINRFPHLCLDTPHFVPSTTGSPASGVANLHGIPYVLGRRSSAVMAMPKSPIRTSSPNAAAAAAAAALVAHPSGIPPSPRSSPQRPLMVQLQASAMAASFETDALELKIGLPQSPQAKNLSSQTSGAIRVI, from the exons ATGGTGAGGGAATCGCCGAGAAAATGTTCGCATTGTGGATTGAATGGACATAATTCGCGAACATGCAGTAATTTTGCGAAggggaataataataataactattgCGTCAAATTGTTTGGAGTTAATTTGATGGATAATGGAGATGAATCTATGCGGAAGAGTCTCAGCATGgggaatttgaatattcaTGTATGTAATCACAACGCCGCTGCGGCTGGAAACAATGTCGCCTGTTATAATGCCGCCGTCGGTGACGACGGTGGCTATCTTTCCGATGGCCTTATTCATAACACGAAACGCAAAGCCGCTCTTGAGAGGAAGAAAG GAAAGCCATGGACTGAGGAGGAACATAGAACCTTTTTGGCTGGTTTGAAGAAGCTGGGGAAAGGGGATTGGAGAGGAATTTCGAAGAACTTTGTGACGACACGAACACCGACGCAAGTAGCTAGTCATGCCCAAAAGTACTTTTTGAGGAAGATGAATGCGAACGATAAGAAGAAACGCAGAGCCAGTCTTTTCGACATCCCAGAAATCAAA aACAATGTTTCTCAAGAATGCCAagcttcatcatcttcaatgAGGGCTAATGGAGAAACGTCACAAATTCTGCTGCCAAAGAACAGTTCTGAGAATCAACAACAG GTCAGTAATTTACCAACACAGCTTATCAATCGATTCCCTCATCTTTGTTTGGATACTCCTCATTTCGTGCCTTCAACAACTGGATCACCAGCTTCTGGTGTTGCAAATTTGCATGGGATTCCTTATGTG CTGGGAAGAAGATCATCAGCTGTTATGGCAATGCCGAAGAGCCCAATAAGGACAAGCAGTCCGaatgcagcagcagcagcagcagcagcagcgtTGGTAGCCCATCCATCTGGTATTCCTCCTTCTCCAAGGTCTTCCCCTCAAAGACCGTTGATGGTGCAGTTGCAGGCTTCTGCCATGGCAGCCTCTTTTGAGACAGATGCTCTAGAGCTCAAGATTGGACTGCCCCAATCTCCACAGGCTAAGAACTTGTCTTCTCAAACTTCTGGAGCCATTAGAGTTATATGA